One genomic window of Megachile rotundata isolate GNS110a chromosome 12, iyMegRotu1, whole genome shotgun sequence includes the following:
- the LOC100883356 gene encoding uncharacterized protein LOC100883356 isoform X1: MLFLLGRLPRSYPIMMLIVTNLVISMPAPPIKRSPENASAGFSTVPKILEIQLPLKIASKDDLVAWAKYVMGLMASRINITLTTIKDPNATGNTKAPDAAFDNTVQPQIMRDLQRNPQVNQMGVRNLMNMNQNVRYAGNVNNLNMKNVELPATVRPLENGRRSEMIRVPVRHGNFPIVEKQFVSPHFSTLAINGVTSNSLFKQTPSFTNLGFFDTTIPSPLEISANINLPKESFKNIFNSPKISEPQYFVPPLPDPGLPDLKNNNLLPKNLSLATTPARTYLPVATTDNIKNPNDPFVTRYFFDGVERKVPNNLAFFNLNASFTTNNPIFNDKIPIPIRSVEPQRNSTVNVKPLLKVPFEAVITFTRENAGETTTWRSDRDKYVLIPTRDPPDEFPPYFDTNYTLTNESGQINVVFEDDKEVTFTTNDKKEEKKSKGKKQESSKKQTKKKSKGPSVVGQFLKTFAALRNNNSLTTDLKPPPLDSQKKTTTQRAPVAQKVPVAQRYPPPRTQNAYNKRPPSALKQGRRGQTSLAQEIEDDDNGSDDNGSDGKSEESTEKNDDDEDDNGKDDVESNEGNDDNGSNESSSSESEEDDEEEGGFVQALLELFNIAAPILEDLSDPESDADLADVFSAALPFLEELSEGDGENPGFDIPGILVPILLKLSENEDGPTDSAAILTPLIQTIAPLIGPLVGPLIMPLSRQISNPIGQGGSSVTDLLNSVLASLLQPIGPGKMSQLSNLVAGVLSSLSKYSAADGNSDVMGLVKAVVAGTIAGTSAASSGHKDYGRPSYGADSYSEGRPSTNTYAAVPPKQPNPLATLGDSVKDILNSVVKLVGSLVNVVTGVLSSSSNSGEDPSPSYGPPRPSYGPPRPSYSTPRPSYSTPRPTYGAPRPMQAFAVPPSDSISITTSNPKRFLRL; this comes from the exons ATGTTGTTCCTATTAGGAAGGCTACCGAGGTCCTACCCGATTATGATGCTCATAGTAACGAACCTGGTGATTTCAATGCCCGCACCGCCTATCAAACGTTCACCGGAAAACGCCTCAGCTGGTTTCTCCACCGTCCCAAAGATCCTGGAGATCCAACTGCCCTTGAAAATCGCCTCGAAGGACGATCTGGTCGCGTGGGCGAAGTACGTGATGGGTCTAATGGCCTCCAGGATCAATATCACGTTAACTACCATAAAAGACCCTAATGCTACTGGCAACACCAAGGCTCCAGACGCAGCTTTCGACAATACGGTGCAACCTCAAATTATGAGGGATTTGCAGAGGAACCCGCAGGTCAACCAAATGGGTGTTCGTAATTTGATGAACATGAACCAGAACGTGAGATACGCGGGGAACGTGAATAATCTCAACATGAAAAATGTGGAGCTTCCCGCGACCGTGAGGCCGTTAGAAAATGGCCGACGGTCAGAGATGATCAGAGTTCCTGTGAGACACGGAAACTTTCCGATTGTGGAGAAACAATTTGTCAGTCCACACTTCTCGACGTTGGCGATCAATGGAGTTACTTCGAATAGTTTGTTCAAACAGACTCCGAGTTTCACCAACTTGGGATTTTTTGATACCACTATTCCCAGTCCGCTGGAGATATCGGCGAATATAAATTTACCTAAGGAGTCGttcaagaatatttttaatagtccGAAGATATCGGAACCGCAGTACTTTGTTCCGCCGTTGCCCGACCCTGGACTGCCTGATTTGAAGAACAATAATCTTCTGCCGAAAAATTTGAGCCTTGCCACGACTCCCGCGAGGACTTATCTTCCTGTTGCTACGACTGACAACATTAAGAACCCGAATGATCCTTTCGTTACTAGATATTTTTTCGATGGCGTAGAGAGGAAGGTTCCTAACAATCTGGCGTTTTTTAATCTGAACGCTAGCTTCACTACTAATAACCCGATTTTCAATGATAAAATCCCGATACCGATACGAAGCGTCGAGCCTCAAAGAAACTCGACAGTCAACGTAAAACCGCTTCTGAAGGTTCCCTTCGAGGCTGTGATCACGTTCACGAGAGAAAACGCGGGAGAAACGACGACATGGAGAAGCGACAGAGACAAATATGTCTTGATACCGACCAGAGATCCTCCCGACGAGTTTCCACCGTACTTCGACACCAATTATACGTTGACGAACGAGTCTGGGCAGATAAACGTGGTGTTCGAGGACGACAAAGAGGTGACGTTCACCACGAACGAtaagaaagaagagaagaagagTAAAGGGAAGAAGCAGGAATCTTCGAAGAAGCAAACAAAGAAGAAGAGTAAGGGACCGTCGGTTGTGGGTCAGTTCTTGAAGACCTTCGCGGCGTTGAGGAATAATAATAGCTTGACGACGGATCTGAAGCCTCCTCCGTTGGACTCTCAAAAGAAGACGACGACTCAGAGAGCTCCGGTCGCTCAGAAAGTTCCTGTGGCTCAAAGGTATCCGCCTCCGAGAACGCAGAATGCGTACAACAAAAGGCCGCCG TCAGCGTTGAAACAAGGAAGACGTGGTCAGACGTCACTGGCGCAGGAAATTGAG GATGACGATAACGGGAGTGACGATAACGGAAGTGACGGTAAGAGCGAAGAGAGCACCGAGAagaacgacgacgacgaagacgACAACGGAAAGGACGACGTCGAGAGCAATGAAGGAAACGATGATAATGGCTCCAACGAAAGTTCAAGCAGCGAAAGCGAGGAAGACGACGAAGAGGAAGGTGGTTTCGTCCAGGCTCTTCTCGAGTTGTTTAATATTGCAGCACCGATTTTGGAGGATCTTAGTGAC CCTGAATCAGACGCGGACTTAGCTGACGTGTTCAGTGCTGCGCTTCCGTTCCTCGAGGAATTATCTGAG GGAGACGGTGAGAACCCAGGATTCGACATTCCGGGAATATTAGTGCCCATATTACTAAAACTTAGCGAA AACGAAGATGGACCAACGGATTCAGCGGCAATTCTGACACCGCTTATTCAGACAATTGCCCCGTTAATTGGACCTCTTGTTGGTCCACTGATTATGCCATTGAGTCGACAAATCAGTAAC CCCATAGGTCAAGGTGGGTCATCGGTCACGGACCTACTAAACAGTGTGCTAGCTTCGTTGCTTCAG CCTATCGGACCTGGAAAAATGTCCCAACTATCGAATCTCGTCGCCGGAGTTCTCTCTAGTCTTAGCAAA TATTCCGCAGCTGACGGCAATTCGGACGTCATGGGTCTCGTAAAAGCTGTGGTCGCAGGAACCATAGCTGGCACCAGTGCAGCCTCCAGCGGTCACAAGGACTATGGCCGCCCCAGCTATGGTGCCGACAGTTACAGTGAAGGTAGACCTTCTACCAACACCTAC GCTGCAGTGCCACCCAAGCAACCGAACCCGCTTGCGACGCTTGGCGATTCGGTCAAAGACATTCTTAATTCTGTTGTAAAATTGGTCGGGTCGTTAGTGAACGTCGTCACCGGGGTTCTGAGCTCTTCCTCAAATAGTGGCGAGGATCCATCGCCTAGTTATGGTCCACCACGTCCTTCTTATGGTCCACCACGCCCCTCTTATAGTACACCTCGTCCCTCTTATTCTACACCACGTCCTACTTATGGTGCACCTCGTCCGATGCAAGCTTTCGCGGTTCCTCCTAGCGACTCCATTAGTATTACTACTAGCAACCCGAAACGATTCTTGAGACTGTGA
- the LOC100883356 gene encoding uncharacterized protein LOC100883356 isoform X2, whose protein sequence is MLFLLGRLPRSYPIMMLIVTNLVISMPAPPIKRSPENASAGFSTVPKILEIQLPLKIASKDDLVAWAKYVMGLMASRINITLTTIKDPNATGNTKAPDAAFDNTVQPQIMRDLQRNPQVNQMGVRNLMNMNQNVRYAGNVNNLNMKNVELPATVRPLENGRRSEMIRVPVRHGNFPIVEKQFVSPHFSTLAINGVTSNSLFKQTPSFTNLGFFDTTIPSPLEISANINLPKESFKNIFNSPKISEPQYFVPPLPDPGLPDLKNNNLLPKNLSLATTPARTYLPVATTDNIKNPNDPFVTRYFFDGVERKVPNNLAFFNLNASFTTNNPIFNDKIPIPIRSVEPQRNSTVNVKPLLKVPFEAVITFTRENAGETTTWRSDRDKYVLIPTRDPPDEFPPYFDTNYTLTNESGQINVVFEDDKEVTFTTNDKKEEKKSKGKKQESSKKQTKKKSKGPSVVGQFLKTFAALRNNNSLTTDLKPPPLDSQKKTTTQRAPVAQKVPVAQRYPPPRTQNAYNKRPPSALKQGRRGQTSLAQEIEDDDNGSDDNGSDGKSEESTEKNDDDEDDNGKDDVESNEGNDDNGSNESSSSESEEDDEEEGGFVQALLELFNIAAPILEDLSDPESDADLADVFSAALPFLEELSEGDGENPGFDIPGILVPILLKLSENEDGPTDSAAILTPLIQTIAPLIGPLVGPLIMPLSRQISNPIGQGGSSVTDLLNSVLASLLQPIGPGKMSQLSNLVAGVLSSLSKYSAADGNSDVMGLVKAVVAGTIAGTSAASSGHKDYGRPSYGADSYSEGRPSTNTYG, encoded by the exons ATGTTGTTCCTATTAGGAAGGCTACCGAGGTCCTACCCGATTATGATGCTCATAGTAACGAACCTGGTGATTTCAATGCCCGCACCGCCTATCAAACGTTCACCGGAAAACGCCTCAGCTGGTTTCTCCACCGTCCCAAAGATCCTGGAGATCCAACTGCCCTTGAAAATCGCCTCGAAGGACGATCTGGTCGCGTGGGCGAAGTACGTGATGGGTCTAATGGCCTCCAGGATCAATATCACGTTAACTACCATAAAAGACCCTAATGCTACTGGCAACACCAAGGCTCCAGACGCAGCTTTCGACAATACGGTGCAACCTCAAATTATGAGGGATTTGCAGAGGAACCCGCAGGTCAACCAAATGGGTGTTCGTAATTTGATGAACATGAACCAGAACGTGAGATACGCGGGGAACGTGAATAATCTCAACATGAAAAATGTGGAGCTTCCCGCGACCGTGAGGCCGTTAGAAAATGGCCGACGGTCAGAGATGATCAGAGTTCCTGTGAGACACGGAAACTTTCCGATTGTGGAGAAACAATTTGTCAGTCCACACTTCTCGACGTTGGCGATCAATGGAGTTACTTCGAATAGTTTGTTCAAACAGACTCCGAGTTTCACCAACTTGGGATTTTTTGATACCACTATTCCCAGTCCGCTGGAGATATCGGCGAATATAAATTTACCTAAGGAGTCGttcaagaatatttttaatagtccGAAGATATCGGAACCGCAGTACTTTGTTCCGCCGTTGCCCGACCCTGGACTGCCTGATTTGAAGAACAATAATCTTCTGCCGAAAAATTTGAGCCTTGCCACGACTCCCGCGAGGACTTATCTTCCTGTTGCTACGACTGACAACATTAAGAACCCGAATGATCCTTTCGTTACTAGATATTTTTTCGATGGCGTAGAGAGGAAGGTTCCTAACAATCTGGCGTTTTTTAATCTGAACGCTAGCTTCACTACTAATAACCCGATTTTCAATGATAAAATCCCGATACCGATACGAAGCGTCGAGCCTCAAAGAAACTCGACAGTCAACGTAAAACCGCTTCTGAAGGTTCCCTTCGAGGCTGTGATCACGTTCACGAGAGAAAACGCGGGAGAAACGACGACATGGAGAAGCGACAGAGACAAATATGTCTTGATACCGACCAGAGATCCTCCCGACGAGTTTCCACCGTACTTCGACACCAATTATACGTTGACGAACGAGTCTGGGCAGATAAACGTGGTGTTCGAGGACGACAAAGAGGTGACGTTCACCACGAACGAtaagaaagaagagaagaagagTAAAGGGAAGAAGCAGGAATCTTCGAAGAAGCAAACAAAGAAGAAGAGTAAGGGACCGTCGGTTGTGGGTCAGTTCTTGAAGACCTTCGCGGCGTTGAGGAATAATAATAGCTTGACGACGGATCTGAAGCCTCCTCCGTTGGACTCTCAAAAGAAGACGACGACTCAGAGAGCTCCGGTCGCTCAGAAAGTTCCTGTGGCTCAAAGGTATCCGCCTCCGAGAACGCAGAATGCGTACAACAAAAGGCCGCCG TCAGCGTTGAAACAAGGAAGACGTGGTCAGACGTCACTGGCGCAGGAAATTGAG GATGACGATAACGGGAGTGACGATAACGGAAGTGACGGTAAGAGCGAAGAGAGCACCGAGAagaacgacgacgacgaagacgACAACGGAAAGGACGACGTCGAGAGCAATGAAGGAAACGATGATAATGGCTCCAACGAAAGTTCAAGCAGCGAAAGCGAGGAAGACGACGAAGAGGAAGGTGGTTTCGTCCAGGCTCTTCTCGAGTTGTTTAATATTGCAGCACCGATTTTGGAGGATCTTAGTGAC CCTGAATCAGACGCGGACTTAGCTGACGTGTTCAGTGCTGCGCTTCCGTTCCTCGAGGAATTATCTGAG GGAGACGGTGAGAACCCAGGATTCGACATTCCGGGAATATTAGTGCCCATATTACTAAAACTTAGCGAA AACGAAGATGGACCAACGGATTCAGCGGCAATTCTGACACCGCTTATTCAGACAATTGCCCCGTTAATTGGACCTCTTGTTGGTCCACTGATTATGCCATTGAGTCGACAAATCAGTAAC CCCATAGGTCAAGGTGGGTCATCGGTCACGGACCTACTAAACAGTGTGCTAGCTTCGTTGCTTCAG CCTATCGGACCTGGAAAAATGTCCCAACTATCGAATCTCGTCGCCGGAGTTCTCTCTAGTCTTAGCAAA TATTCCGCAGCTGACGGCAATTCGGACGTCATGGGTCTCGTAAAAGCTGTGGTCGCAGGAACCATAGCTGGCACCAGTGCAGCCTCCAGCGGTCACAAGGACTATGGCCGCCCCAGCTATGGTGCCGACAGTTACAGTGAAGGTAGACCTTCTACCAACACCTAC ggtTGA